A section of the Streptomyces sp. SLBN-118 genome encodes:
- the rapZ gene encoding RNase adapter RapZ: protein MTEHDGDGAADVSTGTTIEPGGAAEAAIPELVIISGMSGAGRSTAAKCLEDLGWFVVDNLPPALIPTMVELGARSQGNVARIAVVVDVRGRRFFDNLRESLADLDSKQVTRRIVFLESSDEALVRRFESVRRPHPLQGDGRIVDGIAAERDLLRELRGDADLVIDTSSLNVHELRAKMDAQFAGDEEPELRATVMSFGFKYGLPVDADLVVDMRFLPNPHWVPELRPFTGLNDEVSNYVFNQPGAKEFLDRYTELLQMIAAGYRREGKRYVTIAVGCTGGKHRSVATSERLAARLSSAGIETVVVHRDMGRE from the coding sequence ATGACTGAGCACGATGGAGACGGAGCAGCAGACGTGAGTACGGGCACCACGATCGAGCCCGGCGGAGCCGCGGAGGCGGCCATCCCCGAGCTGGTCATCATCTCCGGTATGTCGGGTGCCGGGCGCAGCACGGCCGCGAAGTGTCTGGAAGACCTCGGCTGGTTCGTCGTCGACAACCTGCCGCCCGCACTGATCCCCACCATGGTGGAGCTCGGCGCCCGCTCGCAGGGCAATGTCGCCCGGATCGCCGTCGTCGTCGACGTGCGCGGCAGGCGGTTCTTCGACAACCTCCGTGAATCCCTCGCCGACCTGGACTCCAAGCAGGTCACGCGGCGGATCGTTTTTCTCGAGTCCTCCGACGAGGCCCTGGTCCGCCGTTTCGAGTCGGTCCGCCGTCCGCACCCGCTGCAGGGCGACGGCCGGATCGTCGACGGCATCGCCGCCGAGCGTGATCTGCTGCGCGAGCTGCGCGGTGACGCCGACCTGGTGATCGACACCTCCAGCCTCAACGTGCACGAGCTGCGCGCCAAGATGGACGCCCAGTTCGCGGGCGACGAGGAGCCGGAGCTGCGCGCCACGGTGATGTCGTTCGGGTTCAAGTACGGCCTGCCCGTCGACGCGGATCTCGTCGTCGACATGCGCTTCCTGCCGAACCCGCACTGGGTCCCCGAGCTGCGCCCGTTCACCGGCCTGAACGACGAGGTGTCGAACTACGTCTTCAACCAGCCCGGCGCCAAGGAGTTCCTCGACCGCTACACCGAGCTGCTCCAGATGATCGCCGCCGGCTACCGCCGCGAGGGCAAGCGGTACGTCACCATCGCCGTCGGCTGCACCGGTGGCAAGCACCGCTCCGTGGCCACGTCCGAGAGGCTGGCCGCCCGGCTCTCCTCCGCCGGGATCGAGACCGTTGTCGTCCACCGGGACATGGGGCGCGAGTGA
- the uvrC gene encoding excinuclease ABC subunit UvrC translates to MADPSSYRPKPGQIPDSPGVYRFRDEHRRVIYVGKAKSLRQRLANYFQDLASLHPRTRTMVTTAASVEWTVVSTEVEALQLEYSWIKEFDPRFNVKYRDDKSYPYLAVTLNEEFPRVQVMRGAKKKGVRYFGPYGHAWAIRETVDLMLRVFPVRTCSAGVLRNHQQKGRPCLLGYIGKCSAPCVGRVTPEEHRELAEEFCDFMAGRTGTYIRRLEKQMTAAADEMEYEKAARLRDDIGALKRALEKNAVVLADATDADLIAVAEDELEAAVQIFHVRGGRVRGQRGWVTDKVEAVDTAGLVEHALQQLYGEEKGDAVPKEVLVPALPEDTGAVGQWLSDRRGSIVSLRIPQRGDKKDLMETVQRNAQQALALHKTKRASDLTTRSRALEEIAEALGLDSAPLRIECFDISHLQGEDVVASMVVFEDGLARKSEYRRFQIKGFEGQDDVRSMHEVVSRRFKRYLAEKDRTGEWIGDDAPEDETKHKRFAYPPQLVVVDGGQPQVAAAQRALDELGIDDVAVCGLAKRLEEVWLPHDDDPVVLPRSSEGLYLLQRVRDTAHDFAIRYQRSKRTKRIRTSPLDAVPGLGETRKQALIKHFGSVKRLKQATIEQICEVPGMGRKTAESVVAALAQAAVAAPAVNTATGEIIEESDGGSRT, encoded by the coding sequence ATGGCAGACCCCTCCAGCTACCGCCCCAAGCCGGGACAGATCCCCGACTCGCCGGGGGTCTACAGATTCCGCGACGAGCACCGCCGGGTGATCTACGTCGGCAAGGCGAAAAGCCTCCGCCAGCGACTCGCCAACTACTTCCAGGACCTGGCGAGTCTGCACCCGCGCACCCGCACCATGGTCACCACGGCCGCCTCCGTCGAGTGGACCGTCGTCTCCACCGAGGTCGAGGCGCTCCAGCTGGAGTACTCCTGGATCAAGGAGTTCGACCCCAGGTTCAACGTCAAGTACCGGGACGACAAGAGCTATCCGTATCTCGCGGTCACCCTCAATGAGGAGTTTCCGCGGGTCCAGGTGATGCGCGGAGCCAAGAAGAAGGGCGTGCGCTACTTCGGTCCGTACGGCCATGCGTGGGCGATCCGCGAAACCGTCGACCTGATGCTGCGCGTCTTTCCCGTCCGTACGTGCTCCGCGGGGGTCCTGAGGAACCACCAGCAGAAGGGACGCCCCTGTCTGCTCGGCTATATCGGCAAGTGCTCCGCACCCTGTGTCGGCCGGGTCACCCCCGAGGAACACCGTGAACTGGCCGAGGAGTTCTGCGACTTCATGGCCGGCCGCACCGGCACCTACATCCGCCGCCTCGAGAAGCAGATGACGGCGGCCGCGGACGAGATGGAGTACGAGAAGGCGGCCAGGCTGCGCGACGACATAGGGGCGCTCAAGCGCGCCCTGGAGAAGAACGCGGTCGTGCTCGCGGACGCCACCGACGCTGATCTGATCGCCGTCGCCGAGGACGAGCTGGAAGCCGCCGTACAGATCTTCCACGTACGCGGCGGACGCGTCCGCGGCCAGCGCGGCTGGGTCACCGACAAGGTCGAGGCCGTCGACACCGCGGGCCTCGTCGAGCACGCGCTGCAGCAGCTGTACGGCGAGGAGAAGGGCGACGCGGTCCCCAAGGAGGTACTCGTCCCGGCGCTGCCCGAGGACACCGGCGCGGTCGGCCAGTGGCTGAGCGACCGCCGCGGCTCGATCGTCTCGCTGCGCATCCCCCAGCGCGGCGACAAGAAGGATTTGATGGAGACGGTCCAGCGCAATGCCCAGCAGGCGCTGGCCCTGCACAAGACCAAGCGCGCCAGCGACCTGACGACCCGCTCGCGGGCCCTGGAGGAGATTGCGGAGGCCCTCGGCCTCGACTCGGCGCCCCTGCGGATCGAGTGCTTCGACATCTCCCACCTCCAGGGCGAGGACGTCGTGGCGTCCATGGTGGTCTTCGAGGACGGCCTGGCCCGCAAGAGCGAGTACCGGCGCTTCCAGATCAAGGGCTTCGAAGGGCAGGACGACGTCCGGTCCATGCACGAGGTGGTCAGCCGCCGCTTCAAGCGCTATCTGGCAGAGAAGGACAGGACGGGGGAGTGGATCGGCGACGACGCCCCCGAGGACGAGACAAAGCACAAGCGCTTCGCGTATCCGCCCCAGCTTGTCGTCGTCGACGGCGGACAGCCCCAGGTGGCCGCTGCCCAGCGCGCACTCGACGAGCTCGGCATCGACGACGTCGCGGTCTGCGGGCTGGCCAAGCGACTGGAGGAGGTCTGGCTTCCGCACGACGACGACCCGGTGGTCCTGCCGCGCTCCAGCGAGGGGCTGTATCTCCTGCAGCGGGTCCGTGACACAGCTCACGACTTCGCCATCCGCTATCAGCGCTCCAAGCGGACCAAGCGCATCAGGACCAGTCCGCTCGACGCCGTGCCCGGTCTCGGCGAGACCCGTAAGCAGGCGCTGATCAAGCATTTCGGTTCGGTGAAGCGGCTGAAGCAGGCCACAATCGAGCAGATCTGCGAGGTTCCCGGCATGGGCCGCAAGACGGCCGAGTCCGTGGTGGCGGCCCTTGCCCAGGCGGCTGTGGCCGCCCCTGCCGTGAATACGGCAACAGGAGAGATCATTGAAGAGAGCGACGGGGGAAGCAGGACATGA
- a CDS encoding Rieske (2Fe-2S) protein, with translation MSGQPAARRAVLKGAALAGVAGLGVAACSTESKLGHAENPTPTAPVELGAADAVPVGGAKLYREQRLVVSCQAKGQYKAFSAQCTHAGCVLDKVEGTEGNCPCHGSRFDVTTGKAVQGPATVPLPEVPIRAEGGRLVAGPDA, from the coding sequence ATGTCCGGCCAGCCCGCCGCCCGCCGTGCCGTGCTGAAGGGCGCCGCCCTCGCCGGCGTAGCCGGGCTGGGGGTCGCGGCCTGCTCCACCGAGTCGAAGCTGGGGCACGCCGAGAACCCCACGCCGACCGCGCCCGTCGAGCTCGGCGCGGCCGATGCCGTCCCGGTCGGCGGCGCCAAGCTCTACCGCGAGCAGCGGCTCGTCGTCAGCTGCCAGGCCAAGGGCCAGTACAAGGCCTTCAGCGCGCAGTGCACACATGCGGGCTGCGTCCTGGACAAGGTGGAGGGCACCGAGGGCAACTGTCCCTGCCACGGCAGCCGCTTCGACGTGACGACCGGCAAGGCGGTCCAGGGCCCGGCGACCGTGCCGCTTCCCGAGGTTCCGATCAGGGCCGAGGGCGGCAGGCTCGTCGCCGGACCGGACGCATAA
- a CDS encoding carbohydrate kinase produces the protein MIVVAGESLIDLVPQGEGVPLPPLLPRLGGGPYNTAVALGRLGTPVGFCSRVSTDGFGDALLDGLHAAGVSTALVQRGPEPTTLAVATIGADGSAHYGFYMQGSADRLFELPPQLPDSVRALAFGACSLVLEPGASAYEALLRREAERGVFTLLDPNIRAGLIPDADAYRARFAGWLPSVSLLKLSEEDAEWLGGVPQGPSAVVLTRGSEGLTVRTSSGLEVSVPSVPVAVADTIGAGDTVNAALLHALAARDALAADAPAALDADGWREVLHFAARAAAVTCSRTGAEPPYAAELS, from the coding sequence GTGATCGTCGTCGCCGGAGAATCCTTGATCGATCTGGTCCCGCAGGGGGAGGGCGTGCCCCTGCCCCCACTGCTGCCGCGGCTCGGCGGCGGACCGTACAACACCGCTGTAGCGCTCGGGCGGCTGGGGACACCGGTCGGCTTCTGCTCCCGTGTCTCGACGGACGGCTTCGGGGACGCGCTGTTGGACGGACTGCACGCGGCGGGGGTCAGCACCGCCCTCGTACAGCGTGGCCCCGAGCCGACGACGCTGGCCGTCGCGACGATAGGCGCGGACGGCTCCGCCCATTACGGCTTCTATATGCAGGGCAGCGCGGACCGGCTCTTCGAACTGCCGCCTCAACTGCCGGACTCGGTACGGGCCTTGGCATTCGGGGCCTGCTCGCTGGTGCTCGAACCGGGCGCGAGCGCGTACGAGGCACTGCTGCGGCGGGAGGCGGAGCGCGGGGTCTTCACACTGCTCGACCCGAACATCAGGGCCGGGCTGATCCCGGATGCGGATGCCTACCGGGCGCGGTTCGCCGGGTGGCTGCCGTCCGTGTCGCTGCTCAAGCTGTCGGAGGAGGACGCCGAGTGGCTCGGCGGGGTGCCGCAGGGGCCTTCGGCGGTGGTGCTGACGCGGGGCTCGGAGGGACTGACGGTACGGACGAGCTCCGGCCTGGAGGTCTCGGTCCCGTCCGTGCCGGTCGCCGTCGCGGACACGATCGGCGCGGGCGACACGGTGAACGCCGCGCTGCTGCACGCCCTCGCGGCCCGCGATGCGCTGGCGGCGGACGCGCCGGCGGCGCTGGACGCGGACGGCTGGCGCGAGGTGCTGCACTTCGCGGCCCGGGCGGCAGCGGTGACCTGCTCCCGCACGGGCGCGGAGCCGCCGTATGCGGCGGAGCTGTCCTAG
- the uvrA gene encoding excinuclease ABC subunit UvrA gives MADRLIVRGAREHNLKNVSLDLPRDSLIVFTGLSGSGKSSLAFDTIFAEGQRRYVESLSSYARQFLGQMDKPDVDFIEGLSPAVSIDQKSTSRNPRSTVGTITEVYDYLRLLFARIGKPHCPECGRPISRQSPQAIVDKVLELPEGSRFQVLSPLVRERKGEFVDLFADLQTKGYSRARVDGQTIQLAEPPTLKKQEKHTIEVVVDRLTVKESAKRRLTDSVETALGLSGGMVVLDFVDLPEDDPERERMYSEHLYCPYDDLSFEELEPRSFSFNSPFGACPDCTGIGTRMEVDPELIVPDWEKSLDDGAIHPWSHGHTKEYFGRLIGGLSQALGFATDMPWAGLPQRAKKALLFGHKTQVEVRYRNRYGRERAYTTPAFEGAVQFVKRRHTEAESDASRERFEGYMREVPCPTCEGTRLKPIVLAVTVMEKSIAEVSAMSISECADFLGRLTLNARDKKIAERVLKEVNERLRFLVDVGLDYLSLNRAAGTLSGGEAQRIRLATQIGSGLVGVLYVLDEPSIGLHQRDNHRLIETLVRLRDMGNTLIVVEHDEDTIKVADWVVDIGPGAGEHGGKVVHSGSLKDLLANKASITGQYLAKKRSIPTPEIRRPMDPGRLLTVHGARENNLRDIDVSFPLGVFTAVTGVSGSGKSTLVNDILYTHLARELNGAKSVPGRHTRVDGDDLVDKVVHVDQSPIGRTPRSNPATYTGVFDHVRKLFAETMEAKVRGYLPGRFSFNVKGGRCENCSGDGTIKIEMNFLPDVYVPCEVCHGARYNRETLEVHYKGKSIAEVLDMPIEEALDFFEAVPTISRHLRTLNEVGLGYVRLGQSAPTLSGGEAQRVKLASELQKRSTGRTVYVLDEPTTGLHFEDISKLIKVLSNLVDKGNTVIVIEHNLDVIKTADWVVDMGPEGGSGGGLVIAEGSPEQVAGVPTSHTGKFLRDILDADRISDAVVPAARTAPKKAAARRNAVAAKSAPVKKTATARTARARKA, from the coding sequence GTGGCCGACCGTCTCATCGTCCGTGGCGCTCGCGAGCACAATCTCAAGAACGTCTCGCTCGACCTCCCGCGTGACTCACTCATCGTCTTCACCGGGCTCTCGGGGTCGGGCAAGTCGTCGCTCGCGTTCGACACGATCTTCGCCGAGGGGCAGCGCCGGTACGTCGAATCGCTCTCCTCGTACGCCCGGCAGTTCCTCGGCCAGATGGACAAGCCGGACGTCGACTTCATCGAGGGTCTCTCCCCGGCCGTCTCGATCGACCAGAAGTCGACCTCGCGCAACCCGCGCTCGACGGTCGGCACCATCACCGAGGTCTACGACTACCTCCGTCTCCTGTTCGCCCGGATCGGCAAGCCTCACTGCCCCGAGTGCGGCCGTCCCATCTCGCGCCAGTCGCCGCAGGCCATCGTCGACAAGGTGCTCGAACTGCCCGAGGGCAGCCGCTTCCAGGTCCTCTCGCCGCTCGTGCGCGAGCGTAAGGGAGAGTTCGTCGACCTGTTCGCCGACCTCCAGACCAAGGGGTACAGCCGGGCCCGCGTCGACGGGCAGACGATCCAGCTCGCCGAGCCGCCGACCCTGAAGAAGCAGGAGAAGCACACCATCGAGGTGGTCGTCGACCGCCTCACCGTCAAGGAGAGCGCCAAACGCCGGCTCACCGACTCGGTCGAGACCGCGCTCGGGCTCTCCGGCGGCATGGTCGTGCTCGACTTCGTCGATCTCCCGGAGGACGACCCCGAGCGCGAGCGGATGTACTCCGAGCATCTGTACTGCCCGTACGACGACCTGTCCTTCGAGGAGCTGGAGCCCCGCTCCTTCTCCTTCAACTCGCCCTTCGGCGCCTGTCCCGACTGCACCGGCATCGGCACACGCATGGAGGTGGACCCCGAGCTGATCGTCCCCGACTGGGAGAAGTCCCTCGACGACGGCGCGATCCACCCCTGGTCCCACGGCCACACCAAGGAGTACTTCGGGCGGCTGATCGGCGGGCTCTCACAGGCCCTCGGCTTCGCCACCGACATGCCCTGGGCCGGGCTGCCGCAGCGTGCCAAGAAGGCCCTGCTGTTCGGCCACAAGACCCAGGTCGAGGTCCGTTACCGCAACCGTTACGGCCGGGAGCGGGCGTACACCACGCCCGCCTTCGAGGGCGCCGTGCAGTTCGTCAAGCGGCGGCACACCGAGGCGGAGAGCGATGCCAGCAGGGAGCGCTTCGAGGGCTATATGCGCGAAGTGCCCTGTCCGACCTGTGAGGGCACCCGGCTCAAGCCGATCGTCCTCGCGGTCACCGTGATGGAGAAGTCCATCGCCGAGGTCTCCGCGATGTCCATCAGCGAATGCGCCGACTTCCTCGGCCGGCTGACGCTGAACGCCCGGGACAAGAAGATCGCCGAACGGGTCCTCAAGGAGGTCAACGAACGGCTCAGGTTCCTGGTCGACGTCGGCCTCGACTACCTCTCGCTGAACCGCGCGGCCGGCACGCTCTCAGGCGGCGAGGCGCAGCGCATCCGGCTCGCCACCCAGATCGGCTCCGGCCTGGTCGGCGTGCTGTATGTCCTGGACGAGCCGTCGATCGGACTCCACCAGCGCGACAACCACCGGCTCATCGAGACCCTCGTACGGCTCCGCGACATGGGCAACACCCTCATCGTCGTCGAGCACGACGAGGACACCATCAAGGTGGCCGACTGGGTCGTCGACATCGGCCCCGGCGCCGGTGAGCACGGCGGCAAGGTCGTGCACTCCGGCTCGCTGAAGGACCTGCTGGCCAACAAGGCCTCGATCACCGGTCAGTACCTCGCCAAGAAGCGGTCCATCCCGACGCCCGAGATCCGCAGGCCCATGGACCCGGGACGGCTGCTCACCGTCCACGGTGCCCGGGAGAACAACCTGCGCGACATCGACGTCTCCTTCCCGCTCGGTGTCTTCACGGCGGTCACCGGAGTCTCCGGCTCCGGCAAGTCGACACTGGTCAACGACATCCTCTACACCCATCTCGCCCGCGAGCTCAACGGCGCGAAGTCGGTGCCGGGCCGCCACACCCGGGTCGACGGCGACGACCTCGTCGACAAGGTGGTGCATGTCGACCAGTCGCCCATCGGCCGTACGCCGCGCTCCAACCCGGCGACGTACACGGGTGTCTTCGACCATGTCCGCAAGCTCTTCGCCGAGACGATGGAGGCCAAGGTGCGGGGCTACCTCCCCGGCCGCTTCTCCTTCAACGTCAAGGGCGGCCGCTGCGAGAACTGCTCCGGCGACGGCACCATCAAGATCGAGATGAACTTCCTGCCCGATGTGTACGTCCCGTGCGAGGTCTGCCACGGAGCGCGCTACAACCGGGAGACCCTGGAGGTCCACTACAAGGGCAAGTCCATCGCCGAGGTGCTGGACATGCCGATCGAGGAGGCGCTGGACTTCTTCGAGGCCGTCCCGACGATCTCCCGCCATCTGAGGACGCTCAACGAGGTTGGCCTCGGCTATGTCCGCCTCGGCCAGTCGGCGCCGACGCTGTCCGGCGGCGAGGCACAGCGCGTCAAGCTGGCGAGCGAGCTGCAGAAGCGCTCCACCGGCCGCACGGTCTACGTCCTGGACGAGCCGACGACCGGGCTGCACTTCGAGGACATCAGCAAGCTGATCAAGGTGCTGTCCAACCTGGTCGACAAGGGCAACACGGTCATCGTCATCGAGCACAACCTGGACGTCATCAAGACCGCGGACTGGGTCGTCGACATGGGCCCCGAAGGCGGCAGCGGCGGCGGCCTGGTCATCGCCGAGGGCAGCCCCGAGCAGGTCGCAGGCGTGCCGACCAGCCACACCGGCAAGTTCCTGCGGGACATCCTGGACGCGGACCGGATCAGCGACGCGGTCGTGCCCGCGGCGCGCACGGCCCCGAAGAAGGCGGCGGCGAGGAGGAACGCGGTCGCGGCGAAGTCGGCTCCGGTGAAGAAGACGGCGACGGCGCGGACGGCGAGGGCGCGCAAGGCCTGA
- a CDS encoding maleylpyruvate isomerase family mycothiol-dependent enzyme, translating into MIDPLRDLASVRQATDRLLTAAAGLDDAAVAGPSRLPGWSRGHVLAHLSRNAEALVNVLQGRPMYVSAEAREADIERDAPRPPAVQLADVRDTAAAFRAAGEVPADWSRTVELRNGITDAAARLPFRRLVEVELHHVDLDIGYELEDLPEEFTDREISFLSERFSGRADVPPTRVVASDREAGVKDAGEWHTGGTEGAPVTVTGPAADLLGWLAGRRDGAGLDTAGALLPKLPAL; encoded by the coding sequence ATGATCGATCCCTTGCGCGACCTGGCCTCTGTACGCCAAGCCACCGATCGGCTCCTGACCGCAGCCGCCGGTCTCGACGACGCAGCCGTCGCCGGACCGTCCCGGCTCCCGGGCTGGAGCCGGGGCCATGTACTGGCCCACCTGTCCCGTAACGCCGAAGCGCTCGTGAATGTTCTCCAAGGCCGCCCGATGTACGTCAGCGCGGAGGCGCGCGAGGCGGACATCGAGCGCGACGCGCCCCGTCCGCCCGCCGTACAGCTCGCGGACGTACGCGACACCGCCGCCGCCTTCCGGGCCGCCGGCGAGGTCCCCGCCGACTGGAGCCGCACGGTCGAGCTGCGCAACGGCATCACCGACGCCGCGGCCCGCCTCCCCTTCCGCCGTCTCGTCGAGGTCGAGCTGCACCATGTCGATCTGGACATCGGCTACGAGCTGGAGGATCTGCCCGAGGAGTTCACCGACCGGGAGATCTCCTTCCTCAGCGAACGTTTCTCCGGCCGCGCGGACGTCCCGCCGACCCGGGTCGTCGCAAGCGACAGGGAAGCGGGCGTCAAGGACGCCGGCGAGTGGCACACCGGCGGAACGGAAGGCGCCCCGGTGACGGTCACCGGCCCCGCCGCCGACCTGCTCGGCTGGCTCGCCGGACGGCGCGACGGGGCGGGCCTGGACACCGCCGGAGCCCTGCTGCCGAAGCTGCCTGCGCTATAG
- a CDS encoding MBL fold metallo-hydrolase — MTYSGVVKVGGRADVHELTDLMISKVAVGPMDNNSYLLRCRTTGEQLLIDAANEPETLLHLIGDDSIASVVTTHRHADHWQALAQVVEATGARTHAGRYDAEGIPVPTDVLVEDGDTIRVGRVELTARRLVGHTPGSIALIYDDPHGPPHLFTGDCLFPGGPGRTTLPEEFNSLMDGLETKLFDVLPDETWIYPGHGNDTTIGTERPHLAEWRARGW, encoded by the coding sequence ATGACGTACAGCGGAGTGGTGAAGGTCGGCGGCCGGGCTGATGTGCACGAGCTGACGGACCTGATGATCTCCAAGGTCGCGGTCGGCCCGATGGACAACAACAGCTATCTGCTGCGCTGCCGGACCACCGGCGAGCAACTGCTGATCGACGCGGCCAACGAGCCCGAGACGCTGCTCCACCTGATCGGCGACGACTCCATCGCGTCCGTCGTCACCACCCACCGCCACGCGGACCACTGGCAGGCGCTGGCCCAGGTCGTCGAGGCGACCGGCGCCCGCACCCATGCCGGACGTTACGACGCGGAGGGCATCCCCGTCCCGACCGATGTACTGGTCGAGGACGGGGACACGATCAGGGTCGGCCGCGTCGAACTGACGGCCCGCCGTCTCGTGGGCCACACCCCGGGCTCGATCGCCCTGATCTACGACGACCCGCACGGTCCCCCGCACTTGTTCACCGGTGACTGCCTCTTCCCGGGGGGTCCTGGCCGGACAACACTTCCGGAAGAATTCAACTCCCTGATGGACGGCCTGGAGACCAAGCTGTTCGACGTCCTGCCCGACGAGACGTGGATCTACCCCGGCCACGGCAACGACACCACCATCGGCACGGAGCGACCCCACCTCGCGGAGTGGCGCGCACGAGGCTGGTAA
- a CDS encoding helix-turn-helix domain-containing protein — translation MSQPSSPRGDQWTFLTNHARVLIGLARDPEARGRDVADAIGITERAVQLIVADLEAAGYLTRERVGRRNRYTIDPTVALRHPSEADHPVGDLLATFLHREDAPVADSERTAS, via the coding sequence ATGAGCCAGCCCTCCAGCCCGCGCGGCGACCAGTGGACCTTCCTGACCAACCACGCCCGGGTCCTGATCGGCCTCGCCCGCGACCCCGAAGCGCGCGGACGCGACGTCGCCGACGCCATCGGCATCACCGAACGCGCCGTCCAGCTGATCGTCGCCGACCTCGAGGCGGCCGGATATCTCACCCGCGAACGCGTCGGGCGCCGCAACCGCTACACCATCGACCCCACGGTAGCCCTGCGCCATCCCAGCGAGGCCGACCACCCCGTCGGCGACCTCCTGGCCACCTTCCTGCACCGCGAGGACGCCCCCGTCGCCGATTCCGAACGCACCGCCTCGTAG